The following coding sequences lie in one Montipora foliosa isolate CH-2021 chromosome 11, ASM3666993v2, whole genome shotgun sequence genomic window:
- the LOC137976765 gene encoding uncharacterized protein has translation MIGIWQAVKAIAQLKQRDDIIITKPDKGSGVVIMDKVEYIRLLNKASIDDSTKFVPSSSERPKAKGRPPKYYHPLLEKEKLVNNAIKRILPKEVAESLLSQGSRLAHLYGLPKTHKKNLSVRPILSATGTYNFQLAKWLDEKLKPLSLNNHTITDVFEFAEEVTQLDFNENDILVSYDVTSLFTNVPLDETIEILATKAFRDNWFNKTNNLNITKSDLIELLELATKHQLFQYNGELYEQKDGVCMGSP, from the coding sequence ATGATAGGGATTTGGCAGGCCGTAAAGGCCATAGCACAGTTGAAACAGCGTGATGATATCATAATAACTAAACCCGATAAGGGATCAGGGGTTGTCATTATGGATAAAGTTGAGTATATCCGGCTTCTCAACAAAGCCTCCATCGATGACAGCACGAAATTCGTCCCTAGTAGCTCAGAAAGACCAAAAGCGAAGGGTCGACCGCCCAAGTATTACCATCCCCTCTTAGAAAAAGAGAAACTTGTTAACAACGCCATAAAGAGAATACTCCCCAAGGAAGTCGCTGAATCGCTACTATCACAGGGCTCGCGTTTAGCTCATCTTTACGGCCTGCCGAAGACGCACAAGAAGAACCTCTCTGTTAGACCCATACTATCAGCAACAGGAACATACAACTTCCAGCTGGCAAAATGGCTTGACGAAAAGCTAAAACCTCTCTCTCTCAATAATCATACCATCACAGACGTTTTTGAATTTGCGGAGGAAGTTACTCAACTCGATTTTAACGAGAATGATATTTTAGTATCATATGATGTAACTTCTTTGTTTACAAATGTGCCTTTGGACGAGACGATAGAGATACTTGCCACCAAGGCTTTTCGTGACAATTGGTTCAACAAAACTAACAACCTAAATATCACCAAATCAGACCTGATCGAACTGCTAGAATTAGCTACCAAACACCAGCTCTTCCAATATAATGGTGAACTGTACGAACAGAAAGATGGAGTATGCATGGGGTCCCCCTAG
- the LOC137976766 gene encoding uncharacterized protein, producing the protein MANAFLCHIEEHLDLPDYYRRYVDDTITVMSCESAAHVFLDELNSIHPSLHFTMEIATNGKLPFLGMLLDKNGPRISTCVYRKSTDKGLLLHYHSHVDHRFKTGLLTTMLNRAYRLSSSWQLFSDECEKLKNIFKRLKYPEDLINRTVKNFVDYVQSDALKPPQAQYQGKTVRIVLPYKDQKSANVLRRRLKDLSVKISNTIEIVPVFINRKIESHLKHLENKPNVVNNQCVVYYFKCGLCDTIWTTLVMQQGIYISV; encoded by the coding sequence ATGGCCAACGCCTTCTTGTGTCATATAGAGGAACATTTAGATCTGCCTGATTACTACAGACGGTACGTAGACGATACGATTACCGTAATGTCTTGTGAATCAGCCGCTCATGTTTTCCTTGACGAATTAAACAGCATTCATCCGTCTCTACATTTCACCATGGAAATCGCGACCAATGGTAAACTACCTTTCCTTGGAATGCTTCTTGATAAGAATGGTCCTCGGATATCAACCTGTGTCTACCGAAAATCAACTGACAAAGGCTTATTACTACACTACCATAGTCACGTGGACCATCGTTTTAAGACTGGCCTGCTTACGACCATGCTTAACAGGGCCTATCGGTTGTCCTCAAGTTGGCAATTATTCTCTGATGAGTGCGAAAAGctcaaaaatatcttcaaacGCCTTAAATACCCAGAAGACCTAattaacagaactgttaagaatTTTGTCGACTATGTTCAATCGGATGCCCTGAAACCACCACAAGCGCAATACCAAGGAAAAACCGTCCGTATTGTATTACCGTACAAAGATCAGAAGTCAGCTAACGTGCTACGGAGACGACTCAAAGATCTGAGCGTTAAAATTAGTAACACCATCGAGATTGTTCCTGTGTTTATTAATCGTAAGATTGAAAGTCATCTCAAACACCTCGAAAACAAGCCAaatgttgtaaataaccaatgtgttgtttattattttaaatgtggtcTATGCGATACGATATGGACTACATTGGTTATGCAACAAGGCATTTACATCAGCGTATAG